The Halodesulfovibrio marinisediminis DSM 17456 genomic interval CCTTCAGTTCCCCTCCTAAAAATTTTTATTAGGTGAGAGCATTTCGTTCGTAACCTTTTCATGGGTGAATTTGCTAACTTGAATAACGAAAAGAGGCTGTCCTAACTATGTAGGGCAGCCTCTTTGGTTTCAACGAAAGGTGTTTTGTTTGCCGATGGTATCCCGCTGATAAGCGCTGTCAGAGCGCTAGTTGAACGAATACATTCTCTTTTAAGAAGTGAATAGTTTGTTCGTAATGCTTGTTGTCAGTGCAAACAAGAAAAACGGGATAAGTATATGGTCGGCTGGAGTCAGAAGTTTCACAGGGGTAGTGTTGCACTACCTCTGTGTCATTTTTTTTAATTTAGGATAAACTTTTTCGGATTTAGAGCTACGCCGTTCAGCTTAACCTCGTAGTGAAGGTGGGGGCCAGTTGAGCGTCCTGTGTTGCCCATGTAAGCAATTAATTCACCGCGCTTAACCTTTTGACCTTTCTTCACCAAATATCGTTTCAGGTGAGCATACCGTGTGATGACCCCTGCGCCGTGGTTGACCATGAGGTTGATACCGTAACCGCCGCCTGTGCCTGTAAATGATACACGTCCGTCGGCTGTAGCGTAAATAGGGGTGCCAATGCGGTTGGCGATATCTATACCTTTGTGGAAATCTCTACGACCGGTGAAGGGAGAGCGACGAGGGCCGAATGGTGAAGCCACCCAGCCTTCTGTAGGCCAGATAGACGGTGTTGCGGCCAGTAGGCGCTGGTTTTTGCGGAATGTCTGAATTAATTCCTGCTGGTTTACTTCTTCCAGCCGAACTTCTGTGTTGAGGTCTTTTAAGAAGCTGTGAATTTTCCGTGCAAGAAGTTCCTGCCTGTGAATCGGCAGGTAGTTGTCAGTAAAATCTTTTGTTTTTGCTCCGCCTACAGCAGAGGCTGTATCGCCTTGATCCTTATCAAGGTTGATCATAATACGCAGTTTTGTATCGAATTGTTGAACGCGTTGAAGGTCTTTTTGAACAATACGGAGTTTGTCCACCATGCTTAAAATTTGGCTGTTCTGTTCAAAAATGGTTTTCTCTGAGTCAGCAAGGTCCTGCGCAAGGACTTGTGATTGATGGTAGTATTTCCAAAGGTAGATGTTTCCCGCTGAGAGAGAAAGGAGCAAAAAGAGGATGCCTACAAAAAACCAGCCGCGCAGGCTAACTTTTTTGCAGTGCCCCTGATTGTCCTTGAAGACAACAACATGATAGCGATTAAACAGCATATTATCTTTCGAATGCTCGGAAGTTAGGGTGAAAAAAATAATTTTTGGAGATTACTTCTCTTTAGAGTCAAGTGTCAAGCCGAGCTGCCATCTGGTAAGGCCGTTAAATACGTTTTGCTTCAGGTTCTTATACTTGCCTGCAAGCTCCCAGAAGTCGTCCATTACGTCCTTGCGGCGGGAGTCAAATGCGGAAGGGCACGGGTTGTCCCACAGCGGTAGATTCCATTGCTTGACGCATTTTCGGATGATGTCTTTTTTGACCATAAGTAACGGCCTGATAACTGTTAGATCGCCATTAAAGAAATCTTCTTTAATTGACATGCCACGAACGCTACCGCCTTCGTACAGGTTCATTAAAAATGTTCCGACCAAGTCGTCCGCATTATGTCCGAAAGCAAGGTGAGTGAGGTTGTACTGTTTGCAGAGCTCAAACAGTCGGGTGCGGCGTTTCATGGCGCAGTAAAAGCAGGGAGAGTTGTTGCGGTTTACATCGGAATGCGCATCGGGGCCGTCTGTGGTTGTCTCGATGTGATATGGAATGCCGTGCTCTACGAGCCATGGGGCAAGTGGGGCGTGGCATGTGCTGTCAAAGCCCGGATTGATGTGCAGGGCCATCATTTCAAACTTGAATGGAACAATTTTCTGGCGGTAAAGAAGAGTCTGCATGAGTACCCAGCTGTCCATGCCGCCGGACATTGCGACGCCAATACGTGCGCCGGGATGAATCATTTCGGTTTGTTGCATCAGCTTGCCTGCGCTGCCGATGCACTGTTTTTGAACGTAGCTTAGTTTTTCTTTTGCCATGAATTCTCCTGACAGACTTTCCGTTTACTTTTATTTTTTCACGTTGTGCAGATGAAAAAAGACGGGTGAAGTCTGGTCGTTTCTTTCGATATGGTTCCTGTTTTGTGGGGCCATAAGTATGACGCACTGAACAGGGCTGTAGAGGCATTAACAGGCTGGTGCAGCATTCTGCAAGTCTGATTTGCTGTGAACTTTCAAACGGAAAATAATGTAAAGAAAGGCACTGTAATGGCGGGCAGGTATGTGGAGATAGTGTAAAAAGTCACGTTTTGTTGACAGACATTGTATAGGGGGGTATACTGCAAAGCTTGCCGGATGGTCTGCGTTTTTTTTGTTGTTTACATCGGCAGGGAGTCCTGCAAACGCAGTTAGCCGTATTTTTGTGATGATGGCGATGGTACCAGACGTTATCATTAACTAAACCGTTGAACGGTTGTTTATGAAAAAAACATTACTAGTAGCAATTGCTCTGCTTCTTCTCTCTGCCGGAGTTGTAGCAGGAGTACAAAAATATCAGCGCACTAATTCATCGCGCGTGAGCAATGCTTCTTGGTTTACACAACCGTCCGAGGTTGTAGAGAAGATTAATCTACTAAATAACAGCGGCCATTTTTCTTTTGTACGGGAAAAAGGACGCTGGTTTATTTTGTTCAACGGTAAAAAGTGTCTTGCCCGTCAAGACGTTATTGAGTCTTTATTCACGAAACTGCGTGAAATGCCTCCACAAAACTGTGCTGAGGTAGAACCTGAAAAGATACTCGATTACGGTCTGGACAACCCGAAAATTCGGATTACTTTATCCGGAAAGAATATCTGGCACCTCGGCATTGGACATTCCACTGCAAGTGGTGAGATCTTTTATGCCAGAAAAGGTGATGGTCAGGTTTGTATGGTTCCTCCAGAGATTGTTAATCTGCTGGATCAGCCTGTTGCAACCTTTATTGATTCTCGACTCCTTGCTGTCCCAGCAGATCGCATTACAAAGATTAGAATGCAGGGAGAAAGTACAGGGACTTGGGAAATAGAACGTTCTGATGATGGATTTACCTTTACGTATCCTGAAGCTCTTAAGAAGCACACTGTAAATCAAAAATCAGCAGATCTGTTTATCCATACGCTTGTTAATGGCGGAGCATCCTGCGAATCGAATGAAAAGTTGTTAGGTGCTGTTGCTGATTTTTCGATTTCTGTATGGCAGAAAGGCTCGTCTGAGCCGACCACGCTTGTTGTTTTTAAGCGTGATGACGACAAAGATGAGTATAAAGCAAAAGATAGCCGACAGCCTGATCCGGTGGAACTTTCCTCTGGTCTTGTGAACCAGCTGAAAGTTACAGCATTTGCTTTGCAGGAAAAGCCAATTTTTGATGTTAATGTCGGCGAGGCGGTAAAGCAGAAGCTTAGCCGTATCGACGGCAAACAAGTTCGGAATATCACCATCACGAAGACGACGGAAGGCTGGGTGGACGACCTGACTAACCAAGAACTTACGGGGATGGATTTATTTATTTGGCGGCTTGGAGAGTTGCAGTACCAGAGTTTGCCGGTTCGTAACAGACCGGAAAGTGCATTGCTTTCTTTAAGTTGGAATATTTATGCAGCGGAAGGCGTTCCGCTTGTAGAGTTGTATTTTTACACCGACCCAGAACTTCCTGAGGGAATCAGTTGGGTTCGGTTACAAAGGGAAAGCGTGTGGTACCCCGTGTCGAGCAAGCTAATGCGAGACTTGCGGGCACGTCTTCCTTTTACTCGGTAACATTTTTGTTGAAAAAACGGCACTGCCGCATTCATACATAAGGAGTCCTCAATGGCCCGCATTACAGTAGAAGACTGTCAGGAACGTGTAGATAACCGTTTCCTTCTTGTTCAGATGGCAATTAAACGTGTTCATCAATTCCGTGAAGGCTATGAACCTCTCGTTGAGAGCAAGAACAAAGAAGTTGTTACTGCTCTTCGTGAAATCGCAGAAGGTAAAGTGGTTGCTGACGGTGTTGATATGAAGATTGGTTACGAACAGGAAGACGCTGAATAGTTTCTATGAGCCAGAGAGATTATTATGAGGTACTCGGGGTTTCCCGATCAGCCTCTGCAGACGAAATCAAACGCGCGTATCGTAAAAAAGCAATGGAGTTTCATCCGGACCGAAATCCGGATAACCCTGAAGCTGAGCAGAAGTTTAAGGAAGCCTCTCAGGCTTACGAAGTACTGCACGATACTGACAAGCGTAGCCGTTATGATCAGTTTGGTCATGCCGGTGTTGATGGCAACGGTTTTGGTGGCTTCAATAACGCAGAAGATATCTTCGGTTCTTTCGGTGATATCTTCGGTGATTTCTTCGGCTTTAACATGGGTGGCGGCTCTCGCGGCCCTCGTGCTCAGGCTGGCGCGGACTTACGTTACAATTTGACGGTTTCTTTCCGCCAGGCTGCTCATGGTGATGAAGTCACACTGAAGATCCCTAAGAACGTTATCTGTGATGAATGTGACGGTTCCGGTGCTGCACCGGGAACTTCCGTTGAAACATGTAGTCACTGTCATGGTTCTGGGCAGGTTCGCCAGAGTCAGGGGCCATTCTCTATTTCTCGACCATGTCCGGTTTGTGGCGGCTCAGGACAGATTATTCCTAATCCATGTCCAAAGTGCCGTGGTGTAGGCATTGTTAAGGAAACCAAAGAGCTGCAGGTAAAAGTTCCTGCCGGTGTTGATACTGGTAACCGTCTGCGCTTGCGTGGAGAAGGTGAGCCGGGAATTCATGGTGGCCCTCCGGGTGATCTGTATGTTGTTATCACCGTTGAAGAAGATAAGACCTTTGAGCGTCAGGGACAGCACCTGATTATCCAAAGGGAAATTTCTTTTGTTCAGGCAGCACTGGGTGATAAGATTGAAGTGCCTACGCTGGATGAGCCGATCACTATGGATATTCCGAAAGGAACCCAGAGTGGTGAAGTTTTCCGTATGAAGGGATATGGTCTGCCTAACCTTGGATATGGAGCGCAGCAGGGTGATTTGATGGTTGAAATTATCGTCAAAACACCTACCAAGCTTTCCAAGCGTCAGGAAGAGTTGCTTCAGGAGTTCGCAGAACTTGAAGAAGAAAAGCCTTTCTCCAAGGTTAAGAAAATGTTTAAAAAAGCCGGAAAAGCAATGGGGGTTGATTAATGGGCGAGAAGAGTTTTTCCCACATGGACACAGACGGTTCAATCACGATGGTGGATGTTGGTGATAAAGACGATACCCGCCGAACCGCAATTGTTAGGACTGTGGTTGAAGTCTCTTCAAATACCCTTGATCTGCTTCTTCGTCAGGCACTGCCGAAAGGTGATGTGCTGACAACCGCTAAGGTGGCCGGAATTCAGGCTGCTAAACGTACATGGGAGCTTATTCCCTTGTGTCATCCGCTCTTTTTGAGCTACGTTGACGTACGCTTTGAAATCGATAAAGCACAGAATGCCATTAAAATTGAAGCGGAAGCCCGCACTACATCACAGACTGGTGTAGAGATGGAAGCGCTTATGGCTGCCCAGACTGCTGCCATGACAATTTATGACATGTGCAAAGCTGTGCAGAAAGATATTATCATCCGCGATTGTCGTCTTGTTTACAAGGCCGGTGGCAAGAGTGGTGTGTTTCAGGCCGAATAATTGTGCTGGACACAGGACAAAGAGTTAAAGCCCTTGCTATATGCAAGGGCTTTTTCTTTATATATCAAGTCAGTTAAAACTTTTGTGAATGCTTATTGACATCTCGTTGATCTGGCGGTATTAACAACTATTACTATTAACAGGGGGTGCACATATGGCTGTACAGACTCGTATGACCAAGCAGCGCAAAGTTATTTTAGAAGAGCTCTGCAAGGTTACTACTCACCCTACAGCAGATGAAGTGTACGACATGGTCAGACAGCGGTTGCCACGCATTAGTCTGGGCACAGTTTATCGTAACCTTGATGTGCTTGCAGAGAGCGGAGATGTCCTTAAGCTTGAACATGCAGGATCACAGAAACGGTTTGACGGTAATACAAATCCTCATGCTCATGTTCGTTGTAGCATTTGTGGTAAAGTAGGCGATGTTATGAACGCTGAATATGTCGCTTCAGCTCAGGGTGCAGTTGCTCCCGGCTTTACTATCCATGCCGCACACATTGAGTTTGAAGGTGTATGTGACGCTTGCCAGACACATAATTAGTGCACATTCCGCGGGGTAGATGAGAAATCGTCTACCCTTTTTATTTCCTGAAAAAACGGACAGCAGTTATCTTTCTGCTGTCCGTTCTTTTTTTAGCCAGAAGAGCTGGAGTGTGCACATTTTTTGTAATTACTTGGTAAGTTGTGTATAATTTTCTTTTGATAAACTAGAAATATACACGTGCTTTGACTGGTGTGATTTTTATGGGTTTTGCTTCTTACTTATTAAAATAAAAAGGAAAAAAGTAACGGGGTAAAGAAAGGGAACTGTCTGTCGATTAGAGAAAATCGGGGGCGATGGGTAATAAGCGATAGAAGGGGGATTCTGTATTTTGTGCACAAGTTATTCTGCAGGGTAGGGATCTGCTGAATCTGGGTATAGTTGCACAGAATAACACAGCTTATAAAACCCAAAGCCCCCTCTTAACAAGGTGGCGTTTTTACCTTGTTAACAATTTGTGAATATCTGTTCGTGACGCTAGATAGGGAAAGTATCTAACCCCTAAAAATTAAAACAGTTCTTCAGGGCTGTATATAGAGCTTTGTTCCATTTCATCCTGAGTCTGCTTTTCTCGCTGCCGTTCGGCTCGGCGTGCAGCACGGCGAAGGGTAGCTTCCTGAAGTCTGCGCTCTTGTGTTTTGGTTTCAACAATGAGAGGAGGGGAAGATGTAGGCTTTTTCTCCGGACTCATTGCGACAAAGGTAAGATAGGCGGAAGCTACATGTCGGATATTTCCTGTAAATAGATCTTCTGATTCAACCCGAACACCTACTTCCATAGATTTGGAACCCACGAAATTGACACTGGATTTAAGCATCATCAGCTCTCCTACGTGGACGGGGGCCTTGAATTCCATACGATCAATTGAGGCAGTGACAACAGAGCACCCTCTGGCATGACGCATGGCGCATACAGCACCTGCAAGGTCAATGTGCTTCAAGATTACTCCACCATGCACATTTCCTGCGGCATTTGTATCACCAGGTAGTGCGCGATGAGTCATGAAAGTTTCACTGCTGGATATACTCCGTCCTTTCATATGGCCTCTCTTACCCAAAATAGTCGGGGGTCTATATCTTTCTTTATATGGGGCTGCAATACATCTATCTAATATATTTTCATTTTCTAAGTGATGTCATAATGTTGAACTGTGGAATATGCTAGAAGATCTGTAGCGGCAGTGCATAGCTCTTTCTGATATCTTTATCAAATTTCATAGTTAAGCAAACGATATGTTTCAGTTACAATTAGCAGTAAAAAAAATGTAGCATGGTAGTTGCTTTGGTTGTGTAAAAAATATGTAATGCGTTAGGTTGAACCTATTTGTTGGCTTGTAGATGGCATAGTGTCTTCAACAAGTATATGCGACGTTGCGTAGCTTGATAATTTTTTTTAAGGTGTATTATATTATAGCAGGTTGCGGATAAAATTACTTGAAATTTATTGCATGGGTGGTTGTAATTTGGTGTTGTTTCCGTATGCTTTGTGGAGTATTTTTTAAAATAGGTTAGTTAGCCAATATGTATGATGTCCTTTGTTGTAAGGTAATTTAAAATGACTATTTGGGCTAATGAAAATATTGTAGACGAATATAGGCAGTGGGTGGAATCCCCGGCTGGCGAATTGGCTCTGCAGTCGAAGATGAAGCTGATTGTCGACTTGATTTCCGGTTGGCCTCGTCGAGGACGACGTTTTTTGGAGGTTGGTTGCGCTACTGGCATGATGACAGAGATGTTCTATCATGCAGGATTCGACGTGACCGGTTTGGACTCCTCTCCGTTGATGCTGGCTGAAGCGCGAAAGCTGCTTGGGCGACGTGCGGATTTTTTCTTAGGCAAGGCAGAACATCTTCCGTTCGACGATAATCAGTTTGATTATGTCGGCGTTGGCTCTGTGCTGGAGTTTGTGGATGATCCAGAGACTGTTCTTTCAGAAGCACTTCGAGTTGCCTCTTTCGGTATTGTTGTGACCGTCTATTCGAAATGGTCGCTGTACTACTTGCTGCGTGGCCGATCTGCTTCTGAATGTGTACAACAACGGCGTTGGCTGACTCCGCTTTGCATAGATAAAATGCTTCGTGGGCTGGTTGGAACAGGTGAATTTACTCGTCGTTCTATCTTGCTTGGTCCTGTTTCAACATGGAAAGATACTCCGGTGTGCGGTTGGGTGAATTCTAGAATTTTACCTTACGGGCTTGGAGCGCTTTCCGGAATTTGTGTAGATAAGAACGATACAAAAATGACTATTCCTCTTCTTGCAAAAAAATACAGATCAAAACCCGCAATTATGAATGCTTGCCGTACCAATCTTGCCGCCAGAAACCCTACTTCTAGTTTTGACAAATAGGCAACTTTAGACTACCCAAAGCTGTTTCGACACATTTTTGTTGATACAGCTTTTTTTGTGTGCGACCAGCACCTCCTATTTGCTACGTTTTTGTGTTGTAGCACATAGAAAGAATTACATTTTTTTAGGAACCGGCATGAGTAAAGTAAAAAGAATTAAAGGTTATGCAGATATGTTCTCTCCGGAGAGCGATACCTTTACCTTTATGGAAACTGTTGCACGCGATGTTTTTGGTAGCTTTGGCTATAAAGAACTTCGTACGCCTATTCTTGAGCGTACTGAACTTTTTAAACGCTCTATTGGCGATGAAACAGATGTTGTACAGAAAGAAATGTACACCTTCGATGACCGCAAAGGCCGTTCTCTTACTATGCGTCCGGAAGCAACCGCAGGTGTTATGCGTGCCTACATTGAAGGCAACGTGAACGCAGTTGAGCAAATTTCAAAGCTCTTCACCTTCGGGCCTATGTTCCGGTACGAACGTCCGCAGAAAGGACGTATGCGCCAGTTCCATCAAATCAACTGTGAGTGTCTCGGTCCTGATGAGCCGCATGCGGATGCAGAAGTTATTCTCATGCTGATGACCTTCCTTACTAAGATTGGTCTGAAAGAGCTCACTCTTGAGGTTAACTCCCTTGGTTGTCGTGAGTGTCGTCCTAAGTACAACGAAGCCCTGCGTGCTTTTCTCGCAAATCTTAACAAAGAAGAGCTTTGCGAAGACTGTCGACGTCGTATGGAAACAAACCCACTTCGTGTACTTGACTGTAAGGTTCCTGCCTGTAAGGCATTAACTGAAAATGCTCCGACAATTATTGAGCATAACTGTGACGCGTGTAAGGTTCATCACGATAAAGTGCTGTCCACATTGCGTGCTGCAGATGTACCATTTGTACAGAACGATCGTCTTGTACGCGGTCTTGATTACTACAACCGTACTACATTTGAAGTCGTGTCCAACGATATTGGTTCCCAAAGCTCTGTTGCAGGTGGCGGCCGTTATGATGGCCTCATTAAGCAGCTTGGTGGTGCCGATGTGCCGGGTATCGGTTTTGCGTGTGGCATGGAACGCCTTGCTCTTGCACTTGGTGAACGAGAAGTTGAGCAGCCTGATTTCTATATTGCAGTTCTTGATGAGAACGGTCTTGAAGATGGTCTTATGCTTGCCCAGTCCTTACGTCTGGCAGGTAAGAAAGGCGATGTAAGCTTTGCTTCCAAGTCCATGAAAGCGCAGATGCGTCAGGCAGGAAAAAAAGGTGCCCGTAAGGCTCTTATCCTTGGTGGAGATGAGCTTGCAGCTAAGACCGTTGTAGTAAAAGATATGGAAACTGGTGAACAGATCACAGTTCCTCAATCTGAACTTGTTGAGCATATTTAATAATCAGAAGCAGTAAGTGTTGGACGGCACTGTGCGGTGCCGTCTGACTTTTTTCGCAGTCTGATAACACCATTCGTGTAGAACCCCTAACCTTGGACAGCTTTGCTGTCTTTATGAATTTTTTAAAGGAAACGATAATGAGCGATCAAAATCTGGATATTCAGCAGGACCATCAGCAGTACATCGAGCCTCTTAACGGGTGGGTTCGCACCCATAATTGCTGCGAGCTGAATGCCAATAATATCGGCTCTGAAGTATGCCTGATGGGTTGGGTACAGTTCCGTCGCGATCATGGTGGCCTGATTTTTATCGACCTTCGTGACCGCAGAGGCCTTACTCAGGTAGTATTCAGCCCGGACGTGAACAAAGAAGCGCACAAGCTCGCGCACATTTTGCGTACTGAATATGTTGTTGCTATTAAAGGTGAAGTTCGTCATCGCCCAGAAGGTATGACCAACACCAGCATGGTAACAGGTGAAGTTGAAGTTTACGTAACTGAGTGGAAACTGCTTAATACTGCTAAGACCACTCCGTTCCAGATTGAAGACCGTGTAGATGCTTCTGAGAACTTACGTCTCGAATACCGCTACCTAGATCTTCGTCGTCCTAAGCTTGCAAATAACTTCATCATTCGTAACCGTGCTGCTCAGGCTATTCGTCGTTACCTCGATGAGCTGGACTTCCTCGAAGTGGAAACTCCGTTCCTGACCAAGTCTACTCCTGAAGGTGCACGCGACTTCCTAGTACCTAGCCGTACAAACCAAGGTGAGTTCTACGCGCTTCCTCAGTCTCCGCAGATTTTCAAACAGCTGCTCATGGCTGCAGGTATGGACCGTTACTACCAGGTTGTTCGTTGCTTCCGTGACGAAGACCTTCGTGCTGACCGTCAGCCTGAATTTACTCAGGTTGATATTGAAATGAGCTTTGCTGATGAAAAGCAGGTTCAGACCATGGCAGAAGGTCTTGTAGCGCGTGTATTTAAAGAGTGCCTTGATGTTGAAATTCCAAGCACCTTCCCACGCATGACCTACGATCAGGCGATTGAAGAGTACGGTCTTGATAAGCCGGATACCCGCTTCGACCTCCGCCTTAAGAACGTAAGCCACGTTGTAAAAGACTCCGGTTTCCGTCTCTTCTCCAGCGCAGAACTCGTAAAAGCTATGCGTGTACCTGGTGGTGCTGTTCTTACTCGTAAGGAAATTGATCAGTACACTGATTTCGTAAAAATTTACGGTGCTCAGGGTCTTGCATGGATCAAAATTAAAGAAGACGAATGGCAGTCTCCGATTGCTAAGTTCCTTTCTGATGAAGAGCGTAAAGGTCTTACCGAAGAACTCGGCCTTGAAGTTGGCGATATCGTATTCTTCCAGGCTGGTTCTGCAGATATGGTAAATAACGCTCTTGGTTACCTGCGTATTGAAGTTGCAAAACGTTTCGAACTTATTCCGGAAAACACCTATAACTTCCTGTGGGTAACAGATTTCCCTCTCTTTGAGTACGATGCTGATGAAAAACGTTATGTAGCATGTCACCATCCGTTTACTTCTGCTCAGGATGGCGAAGAAAATGTAATGGTAACAGATCCTGCTAATGCAAAAGCACGCGCATACGACCTCGTACTTAACGGTAGTGAAGTTGGTGGCGGTTCTATCCGTATGCATAACCGTCAGCGTCAGGAAGAAATGTTCTCTGCACTCGGTTTCTCCAAAGAAGAAGCAGAAGAACAGTTCGGCTTCCTCATGGAAGCATTTGAATATGGCGCGCCACCACACGGCGGCATCGCCTTCGGTCTTGACCGTCTTGTTATGATCCTGACCAACTCTCCTTCTATCCGCGACGTTATTGCCTTCCCTAAAACCCAGAAAGGCACCTGTCTGCTCACTAAAGCGCCATCTGCTGTTTCTAACAACCAGTTGCGTGAACTGAGCCTGCGTTTGCGCGAGATTAAAAAAGAAGCTGCTGAGTAGTAGTATTGAAATAGACTCTGTCTAGATAGATCGTTGTCGGTGATTAGCTGGCAAACGAAATGAAATAAAAAAGGCAGGAGCGTAGTGATGCATCTACGCTTCTGCCTTTTTGTTTGCTGTGGCGAACTGCGTTACAGCAAACGAGGAGTTTGTACTGCTCAAATAGGGGCGTGGGAGCAGTTTTAACGGAAAGTAGGAGAGGGAGACGTTTATTGCGTAATCACCATTGGTGAATAAACGTGTAATCACCAAATGCCATGCTAACGTGACATTCAACACAACGTTTGATTTTACCTTCCTCAATAACCGTTCCGTTTGCCTCATACGAAGCCCAAAACCAATTTCCAGCGGAAGGGGCGTAGTTTGGGCGTTTTTGCATGAGGTCTATGGTAAGGAGAGTTGTCCCGTCTTCGTCATAATTTTCCATTACAATAATGGAGCCTTCTTCAGCTTGATAGACAGATCGTGACGCAATTTTGTTGGGATAGATTTGAATACGAGCTCCATGAGGTGGCGAACCGTTCTTCATGCCGTTTGTATCATCAAACTGATTCCATTCAGTATAAGGATTTGTCAGGGTGATGTATTGCCAAAGCGCGTCGGCATCAGTCATCGGAGGCAGTGCACCTTGGTAAGGTTTGAAGATCGAACATGCAGAAAACAAACATAGAGAGCTGATAAAGCATACAACCATAATACGTTGTTTCATAGTAATCCTCCGAAATAGTCGAATGATCTAGCTGTGATATATACTATTCAAGATGTAATGTGTTTTATTACTTGTTGATTTTGTTGTTATATTTATTCTATAATGCCTGATTTTTTTATAATGCGGTTTAGCTAAAATGTTGCAGAAGCAAAATCGACCCCGAATTGCAATGCTTTTGTACGATCATCAGTGTCCATTCTCCAGTTTACGCGGAACTCTTCACCTGTAACAGTGAATCCTGCATTTGTAAGTTGTGCATTTAATATCTTTGCAGCTTCTCCACTCCATCCATACGATGTAAACGCGTTTGCCTTTTTGTTCATAAATTTAAGTCCTTGAAACTCTTCGAGTAGAGCTGCTAAGCTGGATAAGGGACCTTTATTGAAGGTTGGTGATCCTAATAACACTGCCTTAGAACGGAAGACTTCCGTTAGAATGTCGTTTTTGTCTGCTTTTGCAGCATGAAACAGTTTCACCTGCGTTGCAGGACTGTGCTGCAGTATTCCCTGAGCAATTGTTTCTGCAATTATCTTAGTGGCATTGTACATTGTGTCATAGATGATAGTGATTTGGTCATCCTGATATGCATCGCACCACTGAAGATAGTGTTCGATGATCTGTTCCGGATTGTTGCGCCAGATAATACCGTGGCTGGGCGCAA includes:
- the dnaJ gene encoding molecular chaperone DnaJ → MSQRDYYEVLGVSRSASADEIKRAYRKKAMEFHPDRNPDNPEAEQKFKEASQAYEVLHDTDKRSRYDQFGHAGVDGNGFGGFNNAEDIFGSFGDIFGDFFGFNMGGGSRGPRAQAGADLRYNLTVSFRQAAHGDEVTLKIPKNVICDECDGSGAAPGTSVETCSHCHGSGQVRQSQGPFSISRPCPVCGGSGQIIPNPCPKCRGVGIVKETKELQVKVPAGVDTGNRLRLRGEGEPGIHGGPPGDLYVVITVEEDKTFERQGQHLIIQREISFVQAALGDKIEVPTLDEPITMDIPKGTQSGEVFRMKGYGLPNLGYGAQQGDLMVEIIVKTPTKLSKRQEELLQEFAELEEEKPFSKVKKMFKKAGKAMGVD
- a CDS encoding DUF4340 domain-containing protein; translation: MKKTLLVAIALLLLSAGVVAGVQKYQRTNSSRVSNASWFTQPSEVVEKINLLNNSGHFSFVREKGRWFILFNGKKCLARQDVIESLFTKLREMPPQNCAEVEPEKILDYGLDNPKIRITLSGKNIWHLGIGHSTASGEIFYARKGDGQVCMVPPEIVNLLDQPVATFIDSRLLAVPADRITKIRMQGESTGTWEIERSDDGFTFTYPEALKKHTVNQKSADLFIHTLVNGGASCESNEKLLGAVADFSISVWQKGSSEPTTLVVFKRDDDKDEYKAKDSRQPDPVELSSGLVNQLKVTAFALQEKPIFDVNVGEAVKQKLSRIDGKQVRNITITKTTEGWVDDLTNQELTGMDLFIWRLGELQYQSLPVRNRPESALLSLSWNIYAAEGVPLVELYFYTDPELPEGISWVRLQRESVWYPVSSKLMRDLRARLPFTR
- a CDS encoding M23 family metallopeptidase — encoded protein: MLFNRYHVVVFKDNQGHCKKVSLRGWFFVGILFLLLSLSAGNIYLWKYYHQSQVLAQDLADSEKTIFEQNSQILSMVDKLRIVQKDLQRVQQFDTKLRIMINLDKDQGDTASAVGGAKTKDFTDNYLPIHRQELLARKIHSFLKDLNTEVRLEEVNQQELIQTFRKNQRLLAATPSIWPTEGWVASPFGPRRSPFTGRRDFHKGIDIANRIGTPIYATADGRVSFTGTGGGYGINLMVNHGAGVITRYAHLKRYLVKKGQKVKRGELIAYMGNTGRSTGPHLHYEVKLNGVALNPKKFILN
- a CDS encoding Fur family transcriptional regulator, coding for MAVQTRMTKQRKVILEELCKVTTHPTADEVYDMVRQRLPRISLGTVYRNLDVLAESGDVLKLEHAGSQKRFDGNTNPHAHVRCSICGKVGDVMNAEYVASAQGAVAPGFTIHAAHIEFEGVCDACQTHN
- a CDS encoding acyl-CoA thioesterase encodes the protein MKGRSISSSETFMTHRALPGDTNAAGNVHGGVILKHIDLAGAVCAMRHARGCSVVTASIDRMEFKAPVHVGELMMLKSSVNFVGSKSMEVGVRVESEDLFTGNIRHVASAYLTFVAMSPEKKPTSSPPLIVETKTQERRLQEATLRRAARRAERQREKQTQDEMEQSSIYSPEELF
- a CDS encoding tRNA lysidine(34) synthetase, with the protein product MAKEKLSYVQKQCIGSAGKLMQQTEMIHPGARIGVAMSGGMDSWVLMQTLLYRQKIVPFKFEMMALHINPGFDSTCHAPLAPWLVEHGIPYHIETTTDGPDAHSDVNRNNSPCFYCAMKRRTRLFELCKQYNLTHLAFGHNADDLVGTFLMNLYEGGSVRGMSIKEDFFNGDLTVIRPLLMVKKDIIRKCVKQWNLPLWDNPCPSAFDSRRKDVMDDFWELAGKYKNLKQNVFNGLTRWQLGLTLDSKEK
- a CDS encoding class I SAM-dependent methyltransferase; this translates as MTIWANENIVDEYRQWVESPAGELALQSKMKLIVDLISGWPRRGRRFLEVGCATGMMTEMFYHAGFDVTGLDSSPLMLAEARKLLGRRADFFLGKAEHLPFDDNQFDYVGVGSVLEFVDDPETVLSEALRVASFGIVVTVYSKWSLYYLLRGRSASECVQQRRWLTPLCIDKMLRGLVGTGEFTRRSILLGPVSTWKDTPVCGWVNSRILPYGLGALSGICVDKNDTKMTIPLLAKKYRSKPAIMNACRTNLAARNPTSSFDK
- the rpoZ gene encoding DNA-directed RNA polymerase subunit omega; this translates as MARITVEDCQERVDNRFLLVQMAIKRVHQFREGYEPLVESKNKEVVTALREIAEGKVVADGVDMKIGYEQEDAE
- the moaC gene encoding cyclic pyranopterin monophosphate synthase MoaC translates to MGEKSFSHMDTDGSITMVDVGDKDDTRRTAIVRTVVEVSSNTLDLLLRQALPKGDVLTTAKVAGIQAAKRTWELIPLCHPLFLSYVDVRFEIDKAQNAIKIEAEARTTSQTGVEMEALMAAQTAAMTIYDMCKAVQKDIIIRDCRLVYKAGGKSGVFQAE